From one Triticum urartu cultivar G1812 chromosome 3, Tu2.1, whole genome shotgun sequence genomic stretch:
- the LOC125542966 gene encoding extracellular ribonuclease-like isoform X3 — protein sequence MLAFAAVIFSPAPGTLSGRTIRSPSVSRPILARCVKKTTPEPPQSILFSLGSARSCRRPWVPRCLRALAAAGAALALVLCPPDIIPAHASSMGERLKPSTPYPCEDVRRYYEGMEGLSGDVLMAKLGAVVSPHASLRYKDVWEALKILDAADADHPEASSEVIEIYSQRAVPKLLAGKSDGWNREHLWPRSYGLTRRPSLTDLHNIRPADANVNSSRGNKYYGGCAATSKKCSRPANREAAPDTETNSERWAPPFQII from the exons ATGTTGGCCTTCGCCGCCGTTATCTTCTCCCCCGCTCCCGGCACGCTCTCCGGTAGAACAATCCGCTCCCCTTCTGTCTCCCGCCCAATCCTCGCTCGATGCGTTAAGAAAACCACCCCGGAACCACCCCAGTCCATCTTGTTCTCACTGGGATCCGCGCGCTCCTGCCGCCGGCCATGGGTGCCACGTTGCCTCCGcgcgctcgccgccgccggcgccgctcTCGCGCTCGTGCTCTGTCCTCCGGATATCATCCCTGCCCATGCCTCCTCCATGGGCGAGCGTCTGAAGCCGAGTACCCCGTATCCCTGCGAAGACGTCCGGAGGTATTACGAGGGCATGGAGGGCTTGTCCGGTGACGTGCTGATGGCGAAGCTCGGCGCTGTCGTCTCGCCTCACGCCTCACTGCGCTACAAAGAT GTGTGGGAAGCGCTCAAGATTCTGGATGCAGCTGATGCAGACCACCCAGAAGCCTCCTCTGAAGT GATCGAGATATACTCGCAGAGAGCCGTGCCGAAGCTCTTGGCAGGCAAGTCGGATGGATGGAACA GAGAACACCTCTGGCCGCGATCATATGGGCTAACCCGCCGTCCTTCTCTAACCGATCTGCACAACATTCGTCCTGCCGATGCTAATG TGAACTCGTCCAGGGGAAACAAGTATTATGGAGGATGTGCTGCTACGTCAAAAAAATGTTCGAGGCCAGCAAATCGTGAAGCTGCACCTGACACTGAAACAAACAGTGAAAGATGGGCACCTCCTTTTCAG ATTATATAA
- the LOC125542966 gene encoding extracellular ribonuclease-like isoform X2, whose product MLAFAAVIFSPAPGTLSGRTIRSPSVSRPILARCVKKTTPEPPQSILFSLGSARSCRRPWVPRCLRALAAAGAALALVLCPPDIIPAHASSMGERLKPSTPYPCEDVRRYYEGMEGLSGDVLMAKLGAVVSPHASLRYKDVWEALKILDAADADHPEASSEVIEIYSQRAVPKLLAGKSDGWNREHLWPRSYGLTRRPSLTDLHNIRPADANVNSSRGNKYYGGCAATSKKCSRPANREAAPDTETNSERWAPPFQVRGDVARSLMYMAVSYGSGQKDAAPHLELSDSPSSQGQQKGYIVRGLVERGGGGK is encoded by the exons ATGTTGGCCTTCGCCGCCGTTATCTTCTCCCCCGCTCCCGGCACGCTCTCCGGTAGAACAATCCGCTCCCCTTCTGTCTCCCGCCCAATCCTCGCTCGATGCGTTAAGAAAACCACCCCGGAACCACCCCAGTCCATCTTGTTCTCACTGGGATCCGCGCGCTCCTGCCGCCGGCCATGGGTGCCACGTTGCCTCCGcgcgctcgccgccgccggcgccgctcTCGCGCTCGTGCTCTGTCCTCCGGATATCATCCCTGCCCATGCCTCCTCCATGGGCGAGCGTCTGAAGCCGAGTACCCCGTATCCCTGCGAAGACGTCCGGAGGTATTACGAGGGCATGGAGGGCTTGTCCGGTGACGTGCTGATGGCGAAGCTCGGCGCTGTCGTCTCGCCTCACGCCTCACTGCGCTACAAAGAT GTGTGGGAAGCGCTCAAGATTCTGGATGCAGCTGATGCAGACCACCCAGAAGCCTCCTCTGAAGT GATCGAGATATACTCGCAGAGAGCCGTGCCGAAGCTCTTGGCAGGCAAGTCGGATGGATGGAACA GAGAACACCTCTGGCCGCGATCATATGGGCTAACCCGCCGTCCTTCTCTAACCGATCTGCACAACATTCGTCCTGCCGATGCTAATG TGAACTCGTCCAGGGGAAACAAGTATTATGGAGGATGTGCTGCTACGTCAAAAAAATGTTCGAGGCCAGCAAATCGTGAAGCTGCACCTGACACTGAAACAAACAGTGAAAGATGGGCACCTCCTTTTCAG GTGCGTGGAGATGTAGCTAGGTCCCTGATGTACATGGCTGTGAGCTATGGATCCGGACAAAAAGATGCAGCTCCACATTTAGAACTTTCTGATTCGCCAAGTAGTC AGGGTCAACAAAAAGGTTACATTGTTAGGGGGTTAGTTGAGCGCGGCGGGGGAGGGAAATAA
- the LOC125542966 gene encoding extracellular ribonuclease-like isoform X1, with amino-acid sequence MLAFAAVIFSPAPGTLSGRTIRSPSVSRPILARCVKKTTPEPPQSILFSLGSARSCRRPWVPRCLRALAAAGAALALVLCPPDIIPAHASSMGERLKPSTPYPCEDVRRYYEGMEGLSGDVLMAKLGAVVSPHASLRYKDVWEALKILDAADADHPEASSEVIEIYSQRAVPKLLAGKSDGWNREHLWPRSYGLTRRPSLTDLHNIRPADANVNSSRGNKYYGGCAATSKKCSRPANREAAPDTETNSERWAPPFQVRGDVARSLMYMAVSYGSGQKDAAPHLELSDSPSSQRRRMGLLSALLQWNELDPPSRSEQRRNDRVCSLYQHNRNPFVDHPEYANLIWRNTPSKIPSVTGKIVKGLGQ; translated from the exons ATGTTGGCCTTCGCCGCCGTTATCTTCTCCCCCGCTCCCGGCACGCTCTCCGGTAGAACAATCCGCTCCCCTTCTGTCTCCCGCCCAATCCTCGCTCGATGCGTTAAGAAAACCACCCCGGAACCACCCCAGTCCATCTTGTTCTCACTGGGATCCGCGCGCTCCTGCCGCCGGCCATGGGTGCCACGTTGCCTCCGcgcgctcgccgccgccggcgccgctcTCGCGCTCGTGCTCTGTCCTCCGGATATCATCCCTGCCCATGCCTCCTCCATGGGCGAGCGTCTGAAGCCGAGTACCCCGTATCCCTGCGAAGACGTCCGGAGGTATTACGAGGGCATGGAGGGCTTGTCCGGTGACGTGCTGATGGCGAAGCTCGGCGCTGTCGTCTCGCCTCACGCCTCACTGCGCTACAAAGAT GTGTGGGAAGCGCTCAAGATTCTGGATGCAGCTGATGCAGACCACCCAGAAGCCTCCTCTGAAGT GATCGAGATATACTCGCAGAGAGCCGTGCCGAAGCTCTTGGCAGGCAAGTCGGATGGATGGAACA GAGAACACCTCTGGCCGCGATCATATGGGCTAACCCGCCGTCCTTCTCTAACCGATCTGCACAACATTCGTCCTGCCGATGCTAATG TGAACTCGTCCAGGGGAAACAAGTATTATGGAGGATGTGCTGCTACGTCAAAAAAATGTTCGAGGCCAGCAAATCGTGAAGCTGCACCTGACACTGAAACAAACAGTGAAAGATGGGCACCTCCTTTTCAG GTGCGTGGAGATGTAGCTAGGTCCCTGATGTACATGGCTGTGAGCTATGGATCCGGACAAAAAGATGCAGCTCCACATTTAGAACTTTCTGATTCGCCAAGTAGTC AAAGGAGGAGGATGGGCCTCCTTTCAGCTCTTCTACAATGGAATGAACTAGATCCACCATCGAGATCAGAGCAACGTCGGAATGATAGAGTTTGTAGCCTTTACCAGCACAACCGAAATCCTTTTGTCGATCATCCAGAGTATGCTAATCTTATATGGAGGAACACACCTAGCAAAATTCCAAGTGTGACCGGAAAAATAGTGAAAGGCTTGGGTCAATGA
- the LOC125542968 gene encoding uncharacterized protein LOC125542968 isoform X2: MVRLNVRTRGSGGLSKLANYIALYYFLTTWLLRRLMEGSSDQRSQIGCFKFLALELISSTRTCIRKPTDSQSRKAWILSCSDNNNLGVACKKNNSSSAQSSKL, encoded by the exons ATGGTGCGTTTGAATGTGCGGACGCGAGGCAGTGGAGGGCTCAGCAAG TTAGCAAATTATATTGCCTTGTACTACTTTTTAACAACTTGGCTCCTACGAAGACTAATGGAAGGATCATCAGACCAACGTAGTCAAATTGGCTGCTTCAAATTTTTGG CCTTGGAGCTGATCAGCAGCACGCGGACATGCATCAGGAAGCCGACGGACAGCCAGAGCAGGAAGGCGTGGATCTTGAGCTGCAGCGACAACAACAACTTGGGCGTTGCCTGCAAAAAAAACAACAGTTCAAGTGCTCAATCAAGT AAACTGTAG
- the LOC125542968 gene encoding uncharacterized protein LOC125542968 isoform X1 produces the protein MVRLNVRTRGSGGLSKLANYIALYYFLTTWLLRRLMEGSSDQRSQIGCFKFLALELISSTRTCIRKPTDSQSRKAWILSCSDNNNLGVACKKNNSSSAQSSVLQSTIQIID, from the exons ATGGTGCGTTTGAATGTGCGGACGCGAGGCAGTGGAGGGCTCAGCAAG TTAGCAAATTATATTGCCTTGTACTACTTTTTAACAACTTGGCTCCTACGAAGACTAATGGAAGGATCATCAGACCAACGTAGTCAAATTGGCTGCTTCAAATTTTTGG CCTTGGAGCTGATCAGCAGCACGCGGACATGCATCAGGAAGCCGACGGACAGCCAGAGCAGGAAGGCGTGGATCTTGAGCTGCAGCGACAACAACAACTTGGGCGTTGCCTGCAAAAAAAACAACAGTTCAAGTGCTCAATCAAGT GTTTTGCAGTCAACTATTCAGATTATTGACTAG